From the genome of Eucalyptus grandis isolate ANBG69807.140 chromosome 2, ASM1654582v1, whole genome shotgun sequence, one region includes:
- the LOC104434035 gene encoding uncharacterized protein LOC104434035 produces MVPPWLESLLSTSFFSICPSHQDAPRSECNMYCLDCESGAFCYYCRSSRHKDHHVIQIRRSSYHDVVRVSEIDKVLDISGVQTYVINSARVLFLNERPQPRSSTGKGVSHLCEICARTLLDPCRFCSLGCKLVRIKRNGDASFVLSAKNDEETAEKKEGMPRRLPRKADEGSREARQTHSHHHHHLPPPYDDDDISPPMPSPPSTAPSNSRRRKGIPRRAPFGY; encoded by the exons ATGGTGCCGCCATGGCTGGAGTCCCTGCTGTCGAcctccttcttctccatttGCCCGTCTCACCAGGACGCGCCAAGGAGCGAATGCAACATGTACTGCCTCGACTGCGAGTCTGGTGCCTTCTGCTACTACTGCCGGTCGTCGCGCCACAAGGACCATCACGTGATCCAA ATACGGAGGTCGTCATACCACGACGTGGTTAGGGTCTCTGAGATCGACAAGGTGCTGGACATAAGCGGGGTCCAGACCTACGTGATCAACAGCGCGAGGGTTCTCTTCCTCAACGAGCGGCCTCAGCCTCGGAGCTCCACCGGCAAAGGCGTCTCTCATCTGTGCGAAATCTGCGCGCGGACCCTGCTCGACCCTTGTCGCTTCTGCTCTCTCGGTTGTAAG CTTGTAAGGATAAAGAGGAATGGGGATGCGAGCTTTGTCTTGAGCGCGAAGAATGACGAAGAAACCGcggaaaagaaggaaggaatgCCAAGGAGATTGCCCCGTAAAGCAGACGAAGGATCGCGTGAAGCCAGGCAAACCCACTcgcaccaccatcatcatcttccGCCGCCCTACGACGATGACGACATCTCCCCGCCCATGCCGTCGCCACCCTCGACCGCCCCCTCCAACTCCCGGCGGAGGAAAGGGATCCCACGCCGGGCGCCTTTCGGGTACTAA